A window from Festucalex cinctus isolate MCC-2025b chromosome 4, RoL_Fcin_1.0, whole genome shotgun sequence encodes these proteins:
- the rufy2 gene encoding RUN and FYVE domain-containing protein 2 isoform X4, which yields MASAAEHDLALSEADSSKDKSHLFGILRLQEEKCNVGEKCIPTVRGGGGGGGGDGRWQAPIFAFARKASETISGSIHVLPKVSENRASVPGEWTAQALRDPMSMERANLLNMAKLSIKGLIESALSFGRTLDSDYPPLQQFFVVMEHCLKHGLRVKKSFLGFNKSLWGPLELVEKLCPEAGEISASVRDLPGLKTPLGRARAWLRLALMQKRLADYLRLLITRKDLLSDFYENSALMLEEEGAVIVGLLVGLNVIDANLCVKGEDLDSQVGVIDFSMYLKNDIDDYRSEERNSQIATILDQKNYVEELNRQLNSTVHGLQGRVDSLEKSNSKLIEELAIAKNNIIKLQEENQQLRSENSLSLLKAQQHLEVSQGDMSVERDTYKQSRQGLDEMYNEAQRQLKEECQLRQDVENELVVQVSMKQEMELAMKLLEKDIHEKQDTLIGLRHQLDEVKAINVEMYQKMQSSDDEMKKKNNMISRLEEKTNQITATMKQLEQSDKDLLSQTRTLAMSFVKCASTDTEHQYKLVKDISF from the exons ATGGCATCGGCCGCCGAGCACGACCTGGCTCTTTCCGAGGCCGACAGCAGCAAGGACAAATCTCATTTGTTCGGGATATTGAGGTTACAAGAGGAGAAATGTAACGTCGGCGAGAAATGTATCCCCACCGTGAGGGGAGGCgggggtggaggaggaggagacggaCGATGGCAGGCTCCCATCTTCGCGTTCGCCAGGAAAGCCTCCGAAACCATTTCAGGGAGCATTCACGTCCTGCCTAAAGTGTCGGAGAACAGAGCATCCGTGCCAGGCGAGTGGACCGCTCAAG CTTTACGGGATCCCATGTCCATGGAGCGAGCCAACCTGCTCAACATGGCCAAGTTGAGTATTAAAGGCCTAATCGAGTCAGCACTGAGCTTTGGAAGAACTCTGGACTCGGACTACCCGCCTCTGCAGCAGTTCTTCGTTGTCATGGAGCACTGCCTCAAACATGGGCTACGAG TGAAGAAGTCCTTTCTGGGATTTAACAAGTCTCTTTGGGGTCCTCTGGAGCTCGTGGAAAAACTGTGTCCGGAAGCAGGAGAGATCTCAGCCTCTGTACGAGATCTGCCGGGACTCAA GACTCCTTTAGGTCGGGCCAGAGCGTGGTTGCGACTGGCCCTGATGCAGAAGCGGCTGGCCGACTATCTGCGACTTCTCATCACCAGAAAAGACTTACTAAG TGATTTCTATGAGAATTCGGCGCTGATGCTGGAGGAGGAAGGCGCCGTGATCGTGGGCCTGCTGGTCGGCCTGAACGTGATTGACGCCAACCTGTGTGTCAAAGGTGAAGACCTGGACTCTCAG GTGGGGGTGATTGATTTCTCCATGTACTTAAAGAATGACATTGATGATTACAGGAGCGAAGAAAG AAACAGCCAGATAGCAACCATCTTGGATCAGAAAAACTACGTAGAGGAGCTTAATCGGCAACTGAA TTCTACAGTTCATGGACTTCAGGGCAGAGTGGACTCTCTGGAAAAGTCCAACTCGAAACTCATAGAGGAG TTAGCTATAGCCAAAAACAACATCATCAAACTGCAGGAAGAGAACCAGCAACTACGGAGTGAAAACAGCCTCAGTCTTCTCAAGGCACAGCAACATTTAGAG GTGTCTCAAGGTGACATGTCAGTGGAGAGGGACACATACAAGCAGTCTCGTCAAGGCTTGGATGAAATGTACAACGAGGCGCAAAGACAGCTGAAGGAGGAGTGTCAGCTCAGACAG GATGTGGAGAACGAGTTGGTGGTCCAAGTGTCAATGAAGCAGGAAATGGAGCTGGCCATGAAACTTCTCGAAAAAGACATTCatgaaaaacag gacacattgatcGGTCTCAGACATCAACTGGATGAAGTCAAAGCCATCAATGTCGAGATGTACCAGAAGATGCAG TCATCTGATGacgaaatgaagaagaagaacaacatgATCAGTCGTCTTGAGGAGAAGACCAATCAGATCACTGCCACCATGAAGCAGCTGGAGCAGAG CGATAAAGATCTGTTAAGCCAGACCAGAACTCTGGCCATGTCGTTTGTCAAGTGCGCCAGCACAGACACCGAGCACCAGTACAAGCTCGTCAAGGACATCTCCTTCTGA